One region of Eremothecium gossypii ATCC 10895 chromosome II, complete sequence genomic DNA includes:
- the CKS1 gene encoding cyclin-dependent protein kinase regulatory subunit CKS1 (Syntenic homolog of Saccharomyces cerevisiae YBR135W (CKS1)), with amino-acid sequence MFSNHPFQGRKLSDQERARVLEFQESIHYSPRYSDDTHEYRHVMLPKAMLKVIPSDYFNSETGTLRILTEDEWRGLGVTQSLGWEHYECHAPEPHILLFKRPLNFEAELRAAQQQQYGR; translated from the coding sequence ATGTTCTCAAACCATCCTTTCCAAGGTAGAAAGCTTAGCGACCAAGAGCGTGCGCGTGTGTTGGAGTTCCAGGAGTCAATCCACTACTCGCCGCGCTACTCGGACGACACGCACGAGTACCGGCACGTGATGCTGCCGAAGGCCATGCTCAAGGTGATACCCTCCGACTACTTCAATTCCGAGACCGGGACGCTGCGTATCCTGACGGAGGACGAGTGGCGCGGGTTGGGCGTGACGCAGTCGCTGGGATGGGAACATTATGAGTGCCACGCGCCGGAACCGCACATTCTGTTGTTCAAGCGGCCACTGAACTTCGAGGCGGAActgcgggcggcgcagcagcagcagtaTGGGCGGTAG